From a region of the Macrobrachium nipponense isolate FS-2020 chromosome 3, ASM1510439v2, whole genome shotgun sequence genome:
- the LOC135222489 gene encoding glutamic acid-rich protein-like, giving the protein MELEIAFVSSLNNLEQARHFAKENVLDWFGSARALSRLSDDETSSVASTDSGASTRRRKRESGTSSATQETETEAEFPSQSSVQDDDERTDDTPFVKSEEIEDHSYSKPKAQEGKAEVKLEVKTEHLAKPECQDLKEDSDDEMECEGYPTGNYDEEEDAYSLINGRPLTVEKVPQISKKPKLIRTRPLLNDAESKSEKTEAELEDEAELEEKKENEQMKEAESPKEMKEEEEEDGDCDEAEEDDGDNHNHDDDDDDDNDNDEEEEVTMPADDDDEDEEEEEEDEELGRLQLSTTEGEDAQDEDDKEEEQEGQTMKGNESESEEEKEEENILKLGLKDSLLSSETKLKKDEGELEKEKDISESDVAIACHKEDISNSSTSSHCDKTLQGDDRFLSNKPNRS; this is encoded by the exons ATGGAGCTTGAAATTGCATTTGTGTCATCATTGAACAACCTTGAACAggcaa GGCATTTTGCtaaggaaaatgttttagatT GGTTCGGCTCAGCCAGAGCACTCTCCAGACTTTCTG ATGATGAAACATCTTCAGTTGCATCAACTGATAGTGGTGCATCcaccagaagaagaaaaagggaatcAGGAACATCATCAGCTACTCAGGAGACAGAAACGGAGGCGGAATTTCCAAGTCAGTCCTCGGTGCAAGATGATGACGAAAGAACCGACGATACTCCTTTTGTAAAATCAGAAGAAATTGAAGACCATAGTTACTCCAAACCTAAAGCTCAAGAAGGTAAAGCTGAAGTGAAGTTAGAAGTGAAAACGGAACATTTAGCCAAACCAGAGTGTCAAGATCTAAAGGAGGACTCTGATGATGAAATGGAGTGTGAAGGCTACCCTACAGGAAACTATGATGAGGAAGAAGATGCCTACAGTCTTATAAATGGTCGACCTTTGACTGTGGAGAAAGTCCCCCAAATATCCAAAAAGCCAAAACTGATAAGAACAAGACCATTGCTCAATGATGCAGAATCGAAATCTGAGAAGACTGAGGCAGAGTTGGAGGATGAGGCAGAGCtggaggagaaaaaagaaaatgaacaaatgaaagaAGCTGAGTCCcccaaagaaatgaaagaggaggaggaggaggatggtgaTTGCGACGAAGCAGAGGAGGATGATGGGGATAATCataatcatgatgatgatgatgatgatgataatgataatgatgaggaGGAAGAAGTAACTATgcctgctgatgatgatgatgaggatgaagaggaagaagaggaagatgaagagctAGGCAGACTACAGTTGAGTACTACTGAAGGAGAAGATGCGCAAGATGAAGAtgataaagaagaagaacaagaaggtcaaacaatgaagggaaatgaaagtgagagtgaggaggagaaggaagaggaaaatatATTGAAGCTGGGATTAAAAGACAGCTTATTATCAAGTGAGACCAAACTAAAGAAAGATGAAGGTGAATTGGAGAAGGAAAAAGATATTAGTGAAAGTGATGTAGCCATTGCTTGTCATAAAGAGGACATTAGtaatagtagtactagtagtcACTGTGATAAAACCTTACAAGGTGATGACAGATTTTTGTCAAACAAACCAAACAGGTCATGA